In the genome of Planctomyces sp. SH-PL62, the window GCACGCGCGTCTCCTGGTCGTACAGGCTTCGGCCGTGGCCGATCAGGTCGTGTTCGCCGAGGCCCTCGCCGTGGTCCGAGGTCAGGATCACCAGCGTGTCGTCGAGGACCCCCCGGCGCTCCAACTCGTCGAACAGCCGGCCGATCTGATCGTCGAGGTACGCGAGGCAGTCGTCGTAGGCGTCGCGGGCCAGGCCGAGCTGCTCGTCGGTCAGCCCGGCGCGCGAGCGGACGTCCCAGTCGCGGATCAGGGCTTCCTCTTCGGGCGTCGCGGGGGGGCGGCCGAAGGGGCGCTTCGCCCCCTCGGGGGGGGTGAACGGGCCGTGGGCGTCGAAGTAATTGAGGAAGGCGAAGAACGGCTGGTCGTCCTTCGCCTTTTCCTCGCGGTCGAGCCACGACAGGAACGCCGCGTTGATCCGGCCGGCGTCCTTGCGACGACGCTCGACGCCGCCGAAGGGGTCGGAGAGCATTTGCACCGCCAGCCGGCCCAGCGAGGAGCAGCGGAGGGCCTCCTCCAGCGAGACGGCCGTCTGCTCCTCGTAGAAGTCGTCGTAGTGCTGGAATCCGCGGCCCAGGCCGAACCAGGCGTTGCAGAAGAAGGTGTTGGCGATGAACCCGGCCGTCGCGTAGCCGTGGGTCGAGAGCGCCTCGGCGAGCGTCGGGTAGGTCCGGTCCAGGGGCTGGTGCTCCCCCACGCCCAGTTCATGAGGCCATCGACCCGTGAACATGCTGGCGTGCGAGGGGAGCGTCCACGGCGCCGTCGAGCGGGCCTGATCGAAGCGGATCGCGCGGGCCGCCAGGCGGTTCAGGTTGGGCGTGGTGTCGCGGTCGTACCCGTACAGCCCGAGGCTCTCGGCGCGCACGGTGTCGAGCACGAGCAGCAGGACGTTGGGCGCGTCGCCCTCGACGGGCGACGCCGGCGCCGGGAGGGGGCGTCGATCGAGCAGCACGGCGTGGGTGCGGTCCCAGCCCTGGAGGCTGATCGCGACCGCCCCCAGCGCCAGGGGGGCGACCAGCAGCGCGCGGCGGAGCTTCGCCGGGTGCGCCGAGCCGTGCCGGGCGGTGATCGCTCCCAGGCCCGCCGCCAGCGCGACCGCCGCGAACGCGTAGAGCCCCGGGACCGTCAGCAGCAGGGCCAGCCCGCAGAGGAACCCCATCGCCCAGAGCGTCAGCCGCCCCGCCCATCGCGGACCGAGCCAGGCGGCCAGCCCCAGCACCGCCCCGGAGACCCCGAAGATCGCCAGGTTCGACGCCGGGATCATCCAGAAGAAATGCCGGGACATCTGGAACGTCCCCAGCGACACCCCGCCCGACACCGCGTTCCGCAGGAGCCATTGCGTCAGCTCCAGCGCCCCCGTCAAGAGCCCGAACAGGAGCGCCAATCGCGCGACCGCCAGCGGCGTCGCCGCCCGTTCGGCCGTCGGACTCGTCTCTCCCCGAGTCAGCGGGTCGTCCATCCTGAAACGCCTCCATGCGTGTCCTTGGCGATCGAAACCCGGCCCACGAATACCCCGGATCGCCCATTTGGGCAACGCCGGATTCAGGCCGGGGCCGATCCGGCCGGGGTCGGCCCCGGCCGTTCGCTCTGGACGATCGCGCGGCGGACGGCCTCGGCGACGCCGAGGGGATGGATGCCGGGGAACAGCTTGCGGGCCTCGTCGCCCCGGACGACGGTGGGGTTCTTGAGGCCCTCGATCAGGTGGCGGCCGACGCCGAACTTGGTCGGCGTGACGAGCGCGAGCCAGAGGCCGGAGAGCCACGGGGTCAGCACCGGGACCGAGATCAAGGTCCGGTGGAGCCCCTTCTGGCGGGCATACTCCTCGATCAGGTCGCGATACTTCACCACGTCGGCGCCGCCGATCTCGACGATCCGCCCGGGGCCCGGCGGCAGGTCCAGGGCCTCGACCAGATAGTCCACCACGTCCTCGACGGCGATCGGCTGAGTGGGGGTGGAGAGCCACTTCGGGCAGATCATCACGGGGAGGCGGTCGGTCAGGGATTTGACCAGGTCGTACGACAGGCTCCCGGGACCGAGGATCGCCGAGGCGCGGAACTCGATCGTCTCGACTCCCGAACGCCGGAGGACCTCGCCGACCTCGTGGCGGCTCTTGAGGTGGGGGGAGAGGCCGGGGTCGTCGTCGTCGCCCAGGCCGCCGAGATAGATGATCCGCCGGACCCCCGCGGCCCTGGCGGCGTCGCCGAAGTCGGCCGCCGCCCGACGGTCCTTCTCCGCGAAGTCCTCGGAGTTCGACATCATGTGGACGAGATAGTACGCCGTCTCGACGCCGGCCAGGGCCGCATCGAGCGACTTGCGGTCGAGGACGTCCCCGGCGACGATTTCGACCCCCTCGCCGAACCGTTCCCGCAGGGCGTCGGGCTTGCGGGCCAGGCATCGCACGCGCTCGCTACGACGTTCCAGTGCCGGGATCAGACGGCCGCCGATGTAGCCGCTGGCCCCGACGACGAGGATCCGCGGCGTCGTTGGGGGATTTACGTGCTGCATAGAATGTCGTGAACCTCTTCGGATCGCGGCCTTTCATGGTGTCGTTGATGATATTCTTACGCAAACCGTCTGCCGAAACCGTACGGAAGTTCCTCGACGATCAGGCGCGGCTTGATTTCACCTACAGCCCGGTCGGCGCGACCGCCGGCGCGGCGCCGCCCGGCTATCGGCTGAACCACACCCGCGAGCGGCTCGGCACCGGCCGCGCGACGTTCGAACGCGCCAGGGCCGCGCTGGACCGCTGGGACCAGTTCCGCATCGGTTGGGCCGAGGTCCAGCCGGTCGACCAGCCGATCCAGCCCGGAGCCGTGGTGGCGATCGTCGCCCATCGGCTCGGCCTCTGGTGGCTCAACGCCTGCCGGGTCGTCTACGTCGTCGATGAGGACGACCCCGAGGCCCCCACGGCCCGCGTCGGCTTCGCCTACGGCACGCTCCCGGACCACGTCGGCGCCGGCGAGGAACGGTTCCTCATCGAATGGGACCGCGAGACCGACGAGGTCTGGTACGACGTGGCCGCCTTCTCGCAGCCCCACCTGCTCCTCACCCGCCTGGGATATCCCTACATGCGTCGGGCCCAGCGACGATTCGGCCTCGAATCCGCCGCGGCGATGGTCCGCGCCATGGCCGAACCGGAGGCCGCGACCGCGCCGGGATGAGGCGACGTCGCCCGGCCCGTTACATTCCGTTACGCGAATCGGCCGCGAATTCCCTTCAACGCCGGGCTTCGTATCCCTACCCTTGAAGTAGCCGCGCGTCGCGGCGTCGCGATCCGAACACGTCCCGACGGCCCTCAAGGAGCCTCGCCATGTCCTCCCCGATCCGGCCGACCGACCGCCGGGCCTTCCTGGGCGCCCTCTCGCTGGGGGCGGCCTTCTTCACGACCCCCGGCCTGTTCGCCGAGGAACTGGCCCGCACCCCCGCCTGCACCGAGGGGCCGTTCTATCCCGACCACCTCCCGCTCGACGCGGACAACGACCTGATCGTCCTGGGCGACTCGCTCACGCCGGCCGTCGGCGAGATCACCCAGCTCCACGGCCGGATTCTCGACCTCGGCGGCAGCCCGATCAAGGACGCCGTCATCGAGATCTGGCAGTGCGACGCCAACGGCGTCTACCTCCACTCGGCCGACAGCGGCCGGGACCCCGCGAAGCAGGACAAGAACTTCCAGGGCTTCGGCCGCTTCACCACCGGGACGACGGGCGAATACCGATTCCGCACGATCAAGCCGGTCGTCTATTCCGGACGCCCCGCCCCCCACATCCACTTCAAGATCAAGAAGGGGGACCGAACGCTCCTGACCTCGCAGATCTTCATCGACGGCCATCCCGGAAACCAGAAGGACGGGGTGCTCCGGGGGGGCCTTGCAGAAGCCGATCGCAAGCTGCTGATGACCACTTTCAAGCCGATCCCGGATTCCAAGACCGGCGAGCTGGCGGCGACCTTCGACGTGATCCTCGGCCGCACGCTCGACGACCGGGCCCTGCACGCGATCCGCGACCGCATGCGGCGCGACGCCTGAGTTCGGCCCGTCGGCGTCGATCCCGGCGCGACGATCGACGTCGCGCCGGGCGGTTCGTCAATAGGCGACGTTGTCCTTCAACGCCGCGTATTCCTTCCAGACGTCGACGGCCTCGTCGCGCAGCAGGTTCAGCTCGGGGATCTTCCGTTCGGCGATCGGCGTGGCGAACTGCTCGTAGATGAAGTCGTCGTCGAAGCCGCCGTAGGCCTTCGAGTCCGCGACGGTCGCGCCGTAGACGATGCCGTCCAGGCCGGCCCAGTAGGCCGTCGCCAGGCACATCGGGCAGGGCTCCGACGAGGTGTAGAGGACGCAGCCGTCGAGCTTCAGCACCTTGAGCTTGCCGCAGGCGTTGCGGATCGCTTCCATCTCGCCGTGCCAGGTCGGGTCGTGGTTGGCGACCACGTGGTTCGAGCCTTCGCCCACGATCTCGCCGCTACCGTCCACGATCACGGCGCCGAAGGCCCCGCCGGTCCGCTTCTCGACCCCCGCCTTCCGCGAGTTGGCGATGGCCCGCCGCATGAAACCGTGCGACTGCTCGGGCGTGAAGCGATCGCGAAGCTCGTCGGCCGTCACCCAGACCTTGTCCGAGACCGCCCGGTCCTTCGACGGCGCGTCGGCCCCGCCGGCCCGGCTCGGCTGCACCGCCCAGGCCCCCAGGCCGACCCCCGCCAGGCCGGCCGCCACCGTG includes:
- a CDS encoding sulfatase, translating into MDDPLTRGETSPTAERAATPLAVARLALLFGLLTGALELTQWLLRNAVSGGVSLGTFQMSRHFFWMIPASNLAIFGVSGAVLGLAAWLGPRWAGRLTLWAMGFLCGLALLLTVPGLYAFAAVALAAGLGAITARHGSAHPAKLRRALLVAPLALGAVAISLQGWDRTHAVLLDRRPLPAPASPVEGDAPNVLLLVLDTVRAESLGLYGYDRDTTPNLNRLAARAIRFDQARSTAPWTLPSHASMFTGRWPHELGVGEHQPLDRTYPTLAEALSTHGYATAGFIANTFFCNAWFGLGRGFQHYDDFYEEQTAVSLEEALRCSSLGRLAVQMLSDPFGGVERRRKDAGRINAAFLSWLDREEKAKDDQPFFAFLNYFDAHGPFTPPEGAKRPFGRPPATPEEEALIRDWDVRSRAGLTDEQLGLARDAYDDCLAYLDDQIGRLFDELERRGVLDDTLVILTSDHGEGLGEHDLIGHGRSLYDQETRVPLLMLLPHGARGGETVGEAVTLRDLPATVLDVLGVDASAFPGSSLAARPSDESPVLTEVRIKEEISTNPARPPAWRGPMSGVVAEGLSYIRNADGREELYDVLADPKQLRDLAPSPESAPLLDRMRARLEGLAAGQDG
- a CDS encoding NAD(P)H-binding protein translates to MQHVNPPTTPRILVVGASGYIGGRLIPALERRSERVRCLARKPDALRERFGEGVEIVAGDVLDRKSLDAALAGVETAYYLVHMMSNSEDFAEKDRRAAADFGDAARAAGVRRIIYLGGLGDDDDPGLSPHLKSRHEVGEVLRRSGVETIEFRASAILGPGSLSYDLVKSLTDRLPVMICPKWLSTPTQPIAVEDVVDYLVEALDLPPGPGRIVEIGGADVVKYRDLIEEYARQKGLHRTLISVPVLTPWLSGLWLALVTPTKFGVGRHLIEGLKNPTVVRGDEARKLFPGIHPLGVAEAVRRAIVQSERPGPTPAGSAPA
- a CDS encoding DUF1990 family protein, whose amino-acid sequence is MIFLRKPSAETVRKFLDDQARLDFTYSPVGATAGAAPPGYRLNHTRERLGTGRATFERARAALDRWDQFRIGWAEVQPVDQPIQPGAVVAIVAHRLGLWWLNACRVVYVVDEDDPEAPTARVGFAYGTLPDHVGAGEERFLIEWDRETDEVWYDVAAFSQPHLLLTRLGYPYMRRAQRRFGLESAAAMVRAMAEPEAATAPG
- a CDS encoding protocatechuate 3,4-dioxygenase; translated protein: MSSPIRPTDRRAFLGALSLGAAFFTTPGLFAEELARTPACTEGPFYPDHLPLDADNDLIVLGDSLTPAVGEITQLHGRILDLGGSPIKDAVIEIWQCDANGVYLHSADSGRDPAKQDKNFQGFGRFTTGTTGEYRFRTIKPVVYSGRPAPHIHFKIKKGDRTLLTSQIFIDGHPGNQKDGVLRGGLAEADRKLLMTTFKPIPDSKTGELAATFDVILGRTLDDRALHAIRDRMRRDA
- a CDS encoding nucleoside deaminase, whose protein sequence is MAWIRDWRGGRRLVLATVAAGLAGVGLGAWAVQPSRAGGADAPSKDRAVSDKVWVTADELRDRFTPEQSHGFMRRAIANSRKAGVEKRTGGAFGAVIVDGSGEIVGEGSNHVVANHDPTWHGEMEAIRNACGKLKVLKLDGCVLYTSSEPCPMCLATAYWAGLDGIVYGATVADSKAYGGFDDDFIYEQFATPIAERKIPELNLLRDEAVDVWKEYAALKDNVAY